From the Mycoplasmatota bacterium genome, one window contains:
- a CDS encoding PBP1A family penicillin-binding protein translates to MKIFSRKKQLLLENKTILIAFSIIIFIIISITSSLFYIKKQKLPAISDLKTIEFYSQDQVKFFELNNEQTQTYVTLPDISQHMISAILSIEDQHFYEHNGFDYRRIVKSIIDNVSSMSKKYGASTITQQYARNLYLSHKKSIERKVKEAYYTLLLEQNYTKDEILEGYLNTIYFGHGIYGIGDASQFYFGKDPKDLTIAESAVLASIPKAPTFYSPITHFEKNTIRKELVLAQMLSQNKITQEEYDEALNEEIVIIGKHPQSVNNMAPYFQDIVMHELEKFDLVQDQFFKGIKVYTTLDTHLNHIVEEAINKTYSPYSEIETAVFAMDPQTGFVKAVIGGRDYRSSQYNRAVTAKRQTGSTIKPLLYYSALEYGFTPTTTFRSEPTTFYINKGSEKYAPGNFANIYANEDVTMAYALAVSDNIYAVKTHLFLGEDTLIKTAHRLGITSDMLAVPSLALGTTEIKLSEMTNAYAHFANLGKKVRPVYITKITDLNDQVLYEYVPIKQQILNPDLCFIMNHMLRGMFDTNMSYRASVTGLSIAYRITHPYAGKSGSTDYDNIMIGYNPNLVLGVWTGYDTQKPIELYDEKTYSKRLWVEIMEDYFKHQKTSWYQPSKNISTLVVNPITGEVANRYTKEYTKLMYYIKGTEPIY, encoded by the coding sequence TTGAAGATATTTTCAAGAAAAAAGCAGTTGTTATTAGAAAACAAAACAATTCTCATCGCATTTAGTATTATTATCTTTATTATCATATCTATTACATCTTCACTTTTTTACATTAAAAAACAAAAACTTCCCGCTATTAGTGATTTAAAGACAATTGAATTTTATAGTCAAGATCAAGTTAAATTTTTTGAGTTAAATAATGAACAAACTCAAACCTATGTAACCTTACCTGACATCTCACAACATATGATAAGTGCAATATTAAGCATAGAAGACCAACACTTTTATGAACATAATGGCTTTGATTACCGTCGCATTGTAAAATCAATTATTGATAATGTTTCAAGCATGAGTAAAAAATATGGTGCATCAACAATTACCCAGCAATATGCACGGAATTTATACCTTAGCCATAAAAAATCTATTGAAAGAAAAGTGAAAGAAGCTTATTACACCCTTCTTTTAGAACAAAATTATACAAAAGATGAAATTTTAGAAGGTTATTTAAATACGATATATTTTGGCCATGGTATCTATGGAATTGGGGATGCCTCACAATTTTATTTTGGTAAAGACCCTAAAGATTTAACAATTGCTGAATCGGCCGTATTAGCATCAATTCCAAAAGCGCCAACTTTCTATTCCCCTATTACTCACTTTGAAAAAAATACCATAAGGAAAGAATTAGTCTTAGCTCAAATGCTTTCTCAAAATAAAATAACACAAGAAGAATACGATGAAGCACTGAATGAAGAAATAGTCATTATTGGTAAACATCCCCAAAGTGTTAATAACATGGCACCTTACTTTCAAGATATCGTTATGCATGAATTAGAAAAATTTGATTTAGTTCAAGATCAATTCTTCAAAGGTATTAAAGTATACACTACCTTAGATACGCACTTAAATCATATTGTTGAAGAAGCGATTAATAAAACATATTCTCCTTATTCTGAAATTGAAACAGCTGTATTTGCGATGGATCCACAAACAGGGTTTGTAAAAGCAGTTATCGGAGGAAGAGATTATCGTTCATCACAATATAATCGGGCAGTAACCGCAAAACGTCAAACTGGTTCAACGATTAAACCTTTACTTTATTATTCAGCTTTAGAATATGGATTTACACCAACCACTACGTTTAGAAGTGAACCAACAACCTTTTACATTAATAAGGGTTCAGAAAAATATGCACCAGGTAATTTCGCTAATATTTACGCAAATGAAGATGTGACAATGGCATATGCTTTGGCTGTATCAGATAATATTTACGCGGTTAAAACCCATTTATTTTTAGGTGAAGACACACTGATTAAAACAGCTCATCGCCTAGGAATTACATCAGATATGTTAGCTGTTCCCTCTTTAGCATTAGGTACAACAGAAATAAAATTAAGTGAAATGACAAATGCCTATGCTCACTTTGCAAACCTTGGAAAAAAAGTACGTCCTGTTTACATTACAAAAATAACCGATTTAAACGATCAAGTATTATATGAATACGTTCCAATCAAACAACAGATTTTAAATCCTGATTTGTGTTTTATAATGAATCATATGTTAAGGGGAATGTTTGATACTAATATGAGTTATAGAGCCTCCGTCACTGGATTATCAATCGCTTATCGTATAACCCATCCTTATGCTGGAAAAAGTGGTTCTACAGATTATGATAATATTATGATTGGTTATAATCCTAATTTAGTTCTTGGTGTATGGACGGGTTATGATACTCAAAAACCAATTGAGTTATATGATGAAAAAACTTACTCTAAACGTTTATGGGTTGAAATAATGGAGGATTATTTTAAACATCAAAAGACAAGTTGGTATCAACCTTCAAAAAATATATCTACATTAGTTGTTAACCCTATTACAGGAGAAGTCGCGAACCGATATACAAAAGAGTATACAAAATTGATGTATTATATCAAAGGAACAGAACCAATTTATTAA
- a CDS encoding trypsin-like peptidase domain-containing protein, translating to MQERKQIFLVGTVIGGLVGVFLFVLVYVVYHFDGEKSKTPINKISYQVNVDSVINQAIKKASPSVVGIVRFKNNRESGTGSGVVYKLTKDRAYIVTNYHVIKDGSKVEVAFQNEERVEAEVIGDDVITDLAVISIPKGNLTEYMDFSDSGELNVGEFVFAIGNPLGLNFYGSATLGIVSSIERLIPIDIDKDGESDWFAHVIQTDAAINPGNSGGALVNVDGKLIGINSMKISSTQVEGIGFSIPSNIVYQVVNDLENYGSVKRPFIGIHPISISKLSTEEKKGLGIDYLTKGIYVNDVTPNSSAQKSGIEIDDVIVKVNEDEVKDVTDFRYKIYQHELGDEIKLTIIRGNKRIEIKFNLEPHIDF from the coding sequence ATGCAGGAAAGAAAGCAGATTTTTTTAGTTGGAACAGTAATTGGTGGATTAGTTGGTGTTTTTTTATTTGTCCTTGTCTATGTTGTTTATCATTTTGATGGAGAAAAATCAAAAACACCAATAAATAAAATTTCTTATCAAGTCAATGTAGATAGTGTGATTAACCAAGCAATTAAAAAGGCTAGTCCAAGTGTTGTTGGGATTGTCCGATTTAAAAATAATAGAGAAAGTGGAACCGGTTCTGGTGTTGTATATAAATTAACAAAAGATAGGGCTTATATTGTAACTAATTATCATGTTATTAAAGATGGTAGTAAAGTAGAAGTAGCTTTTCAAAATGAAGAACGCGTTGAAGCTGAAGTAATTGGTGATGATGTGATAACTGATTTAGCTGTTATCTCAATTCCAAAAGGAAATTTAACTGAGTATATGGATTTTTCAGATTCTGGCGAGTTAAATGTAGGAGAATTTGTTTTTGCGATAGGAAATCCATTGGGATTAAATTTTTATGGTAGTGCAACCTTAGGAATAGTCTCTTCTATAGAACGACTAATTCCAATTGATATTGATAAAGACGGTGAAAGTGATTGGTTTGCACATGTTATCCAAACGGATGCTGCGATTAACCCAGGAAATAGTGGTGGGGCATTAGTGAATGTCGATGGGAAACTCATAGGTATTAATTCAATGAAAATCTCAAGTACACAAGTCGAGGGCATTGGTTTTTCCATTCCATCAAATATTGTTTATCAAGTAGTCAATGATTTAGAGAACTATGGAAGTGTTAAAAGACCATTTATCGGTATTCATCCAATTAGTATAAGTAAATTAAGTACAGAAGAGAAAAAAGGGTTAGGGATTGATTACTTAACAAAAGGAATTTATGTCAATGATGTGACTCCTAATTCATCAGCTCAAAAATCTGGAATTGAAATCGATGATGTGATTGTTAAAGTGAATGAAGATGAGGTAAAAGATGTAACAGACTTCCGATACAAAATCTATCAACATGAACTAGGAGATGAAATAAAGTTAACTATTATACGAGGAAATAAAAGAATTGAAATAAAGTTTAATTTAGAACCTCATATAGATTTTTAA
- a CDS encoding TatD family hydrolase, protein MFYDTHAHINADNYKDNLTEIINGARENKVNYINVVGFDPKTNALANEIALKYDNLYATCGLHPSDIHLHTEDNLKQLEFYLKQEITVAVGECGLDYYWHKETRDKQIDYFKKQIELSKKYQKPLIIHVRDALSDSYEVLKEASKDGLLKGVMHCFSGSSEMAKQFLDLGLYISLGGPVTFKNAKAPKEVAKIVPLDRLLIETDCPYLAPHPYRGKQNKPAYVTLIADEIAKIKEVSIEEIASATTQNAKRLFNIK, encoded by the coding sequence ATGTTTTACGATACACATGCTCATATAAATGCAGATAATTATAAAGATAATTTAACTGAAATTATTAATGGAGCGAGAGAAAATAAGGTGAATTATATAAATGTGGTTGGATTTGATCCTAAAACCAACGCTTTAGCGAATGAAATAGCTTTAAAATATGATAATTTATACGCTACTTGTGGACTACATCCTTCAGATATTCATTTGCATACAGAAGATAATTTAAAACAATTGGAATTTTATTTAAAACAAGAAATAACGGTTGCTGTTGGTGAATGTGGATTAGATTATTATTGGCATAAAGAAACTAGGGATAAACAAATCGATTATTTTAAAAAACAGATTGAACTATCTAAGAAATATCAAAAACCACTGATTATTCATGTTCGGGATGCACTTTCTGATAGTTACGAAGTTTTAAAAGAAGCAAGTAAAGATGGGTTACTAAAAGGGGTTATGCATTGTTTTAGCGGGAGCAGCGAAATGGCAAAACAGTTTCTAGATTTAGGATTATATATTTCATTAGGTGGACCAGTTACTTTTAAAAATGCGAAAGCTCCTAAAGAAGTCGCTAAAATAGTACCATTAGATAGACTATTAATAGAGACAGATTGTCCCTATTTAGCTCCTCATCCTTATCGAGGAAAACAAAACAAACCAGCGTATGTCACATTAATCGCTGATGAAATAGCGAAAATCAAAGAAGTTTCTATTGAGGAAATAGCTTCTGCAACTACGCAAAATGCGAAGCGATTATTTAATATCAAGTAA